A section of the Roseivirga sp. BDSF3-8 genome encodes:
- a CDS encoding pinensin family lanthipeptide codes for MKAKKLKLSDLEISSFVTAIEKDVKAGAQALQPGQELDPVEESGWHTCKSHLYTECCTFPGC; via the coding sequence ATGAAAGCCAAAAAACTAAAACTCAGTGACCTGGAGATCAGTAGCTTCGTGACTGCCATCGAAAAAGACGTGAAAGCGGGCGCGCAGGCGCTACAGCCGGGCCAGGAACTGGACCCCGTGGAAGAGTCGGGCTGGCATACCTGCAAAAGCCACCTGTATACAGAGTGCTGTACCTTCCCCGGTTGTTAA
- a CDS encoding fibronectin type III domain-containing protein — MKLKFYSILLAMLVVLQAQAQTTLLNEGFGSGLGVMTPYNATGAQVWTTANYGSPAPCGYMTGYSGTQNTNEDWLISPPLDFSDMAEVSLSFIEAINYESNVSANCQILISTTYSGSGDPANASWSTVNMPARSAGNSWSFVASGDADLSSYAGQTGVYVALRYLSTTTSAGTWEIDNLAVTGTSLTAAASPAISSISRSPSGNVTASDNVSISATITDDVSVSSATLLWGTSSSNLNNSLSMSNGPQSSYSATIPAQPNGTTVFYQVSATDGDSNTTTSAMQSYAVKADVFDVVTYNIEWLGAPGKAGLSMSRDEQLTAAAQDILDASADIYALQEIVIDDVNGDALADLLTKLNSMDNSDSWAGGYNQYFSYWWNPDFANFPAQRQAFVYRTSTVSNVSFTTLLTDVVLSGDSRFGSGRLPFMMTATVTIDGSSSAVRLVDLHLKCCTGGATRRLESMQTLVAELNATYSNDNMIVLGDLNVADNGGATGEISTWGVYDDLDNDTEADYFHAAGAKTDQSFYDIDHILLSNELADEFAAAPANVQNKQLPTRVSDHFPILTSMVLNGGTVTPDTEAPAVPSGLSAANVTAGGFTLSWNASTDNVGVTGYDVYQNGSLIGSAASTSYNVSGLNASTTYLYKVAAKDAAGNVSAQSPQLSVTTASAPVADTQAPTTPAGLTVSNVTSTDFTLGWTASTDNVGVTGYDVFQNGVLIGSTAATSYNVTGLSASTTYLYKVAAKDAAGNVSAQSSQVSVTTQAAPAGPSVIISEYIEGSSYNKAIEITNLGTSSIDLANYTIKRQVNGAGAWDNGLTLSGTLAAGGVYVIVNNQAKKQMKRVANLTTSDATMSFNGNDPVGLFENGVLIDIVGTYNGGSGNFAQDVTLVRNGSVTGGNVTYTTTEWAVFTTDTFNDLGKHTYSTARFSAPEETFSAATFSAYPNPVMASEALTVVSEVASEVTITLYDVNGRVQFAVPATGSRTELSLNGLRPGVYMLSVQDADTVKTERIIVR; from the coding sequence ATGAAACTCAAATTCTACTCTATCTTATTGGCCATGCTGGTTGTGCTGCAGGCACAGGCCCAGACCACCCTTCTGAACGAAGGCTTTGGTAGCGGCCTGGGCGTGATGACGCCCTACAACGCCACCGGTGCACAGGTGTGGACTACCGCCAACTATGGCTCCCCTGCCCCCTGTGGCTATATGACTGGTTATAGTGGTACGCAGAATACCAACGAGGACTGGCTCATCTCTCCCCCTCTTGACTTCAGCGACATGGCAGAGGTTTCCCTGTCATTCATTGAGGCCATCAATTATGAATCTAATGTATCGGCTAATTGCCAGATACTTATCTCTACTACTTACAGCGGTTCCGGCGATCCTGCCAATGCCTCATGGAGCACGGTGAATATGCCCGCCCGCTCGGCTGGTAATAGCTGGAGCTTTGTGGCATCAGGCGATGCCGACCTGAGCAGCTATGCCGGCCAGACCGGTGTATACGTAGCCCTGCGCTACCTCTCTACCACCACCTCTGCCGGTACGTGGGAGATAGACAACCTGGCCGTAACGGGTACCAGCCTGACCGCTGCCGCCTCTCCTGCCATCAGCAGCATCTCACGTAGCCCCAGCGGTAATGTGACAGCAAGTGACAACGTGAGCATCTCTGCCACCATCACAGATGATGTATCGGTTTCCTCCGCTACCCTGCTATGGGGTACCAGCTCAAGCAACCTGAACAACAGCCTGAGCATGAGCAATGGCCCGCAGAGCAGCTACTCAGCTACTATCCCTGCCCAGCCTAACGGTACTACCGTATTCTACCAGGTATCTGCCACCGACGGTGACAGCAATACCACCACCTCTGCCATGCAGAGCTATGCGGTAAAAGCAGACGTATTCGACGTAGTAACGTACAACATCGAGTGGCTGGGTGCCCCCGGCAAGGCCGGCCTGAGCATGAGCCGTGACGAGCAGCTTACCGCTGCCGCCCAGGACATACTGGATGCCAGCGCGGACATTTATGCCCTGCAGGAAATCGTGATAGACGATGTAAACGGTGACGCCCTGGCTGACCTGCTTACCAAACTGAACAGCATGGACAACAGCGATAGCTGGGCCGGCGGATACAATCAGTATTTCTCTTACTGGTGGAATCCTGATTTTGCAAATTTCCCTGCACAGCGCCAGGCATTTGTATACCGTACCTCTACCGTTAGCAATGTAAGCTTTACTACCCTGCTTACGGATGTGGTACTTAGCGGTGACAGCCGTTTCGGTAGCGGCCGCCTGCCCTTTATGATGACGGCTACCGTAACCATTGACGGTTCATCGTCAGCCGTACGCCTGGTAGACCTGCACCTGAAGTGCTGCACCGGCGGAGCTACGCGCCGCCTGGAGTCTATGCAGACACTGGTAGCGGAACTGAATGCTACCTATAGCAATGACAACATGATCGTACTGGGTGACTTAAACGTAGCCGACAACGGTGGAGCTACCGGTGAGATTTCTACCTGGGGTGTGTATGACGACCTGGATAACGACACTGAGGCGGACTACTTCCACGCTGCCGGTGCCAAAACTGACCAGTCATTCTACGACATAGACCATATCCTGCTTTCTAATGAGCTGGCCGATGAGTTTGCTGCCGCTCCTGCAAACGTACAGAACAAGCAACTTCCTACGCGGGTATCTGATCACTTCCCCATCCTTACCTCTATGGTGCTCAATGGCGGAACGGTTACTCCTGACACGGAAGCTCCTGCAGTTCCTTCCGGCCTTTCGGCTGCTAACGTAACGGCAGGCGGCTTTACCCTGAGCTGGAATGCTTCTACGGATAATGTAGGCGTAACAGGGTATGATGTATACCAGAATGGCAGCCTGATAGGTTCTGCCGCTTCTACCTCATACAACGTAAGCGGCCTGAATGCTTCTACCACGTACCTGTACAAAGTAGCGGCTAAGGATGCTGCCGGTAACGTATCGGCGCAGAGTCCACAGCTAAGTGTAACTACGGCAAGCGCTCCTGTGGCAGACACACAAGCGCCTACCACACCTGCCGGCCTTACCGTATCTAACGTAACGTCTACTGACTTTACCCTTGGCTGGACGGCTTCTACGGATAATGTAGGCGTAACGGGATATGATGTGTTCCAGAACGGTGTGCTGATAGGCTCTACTGCAGCTACGTCATACAACGTAACGGGTCTGAGTGCTTCTACCACCTATCTGTACAAAGTGGCTGCCAAAGATGCGGCGGGCAACGTATCAGCCCAGAGCTCACAGGTAAGCGTAACTACCCAGGCGGCTCCTGCGGGTCCTTCAGTGATCATCTCTGAGTACATCGAAGGTTCTTCTTATAACAAAGCCATCGAGATCACTAACCTGGGTACGAGCAGCATTGACCTGGCCAACTACACGATCAAGCGCCAGGTGAACGGTGCCGGCGCATGGGACAACGGCCTTACCCTGAGCGGCACACTCGCTGCAGGTGGGGTATACGTCATCGTAAACAACCAGGCGAAGAAGCAAATGAAGCGCGTGGCTAACCTGACTACGTCAGATGCTACCATGAGCTTTAACGGTAACGACCCTGTAGGCCTGTTTGAAAACGGCGTGCTGATCGACATCGTAGGTACTTATAACGGTGGTTCAGGCAACTTTGCACAGGACGTAACGCTGGTACGTAATGGCAGCGTTACGGGTGGTAATGTTACTTATACCACCACAGAGTGGGCCGTATTTACCACAGATACATTTAACGATCTGGGTAAGCACACCTACAGCACAGCCCGCTTCTCTGCTCCCGAAGAGACCTTTAGTGCAGCGACTTTCAGCGCCTACCCTAACCCGGTAATGGCTTCTGAGGCTCTCACTGTGGTATCTGAGGTGGCTAGTGAGGTAACCATTACATTATATGATGTAAATGGCCGCGTACAGTTTGCCGTACCTGCCACGGGTAGCCGCACAGAGCTGTCTCTGAACGGACTGCGCCCCGGCGTTTACATGCTTTCTGTACAGGATGCTGACACGGTTAAAACCGAGCGTATCATAGTGAGATAA
- a CDS encoding aminoglycoside phosphotransferase family protein, giving the protein MIILNTSNVHLYLIKNELIAPEDVVAGNYSCSFIPSRNRNYRISCTDQSLIVKQIRQQDVEKVESIQVESHVYKWFGQVDALKHIGHFVPGFKHYDQTSRVLVLEYLDGYKDLDTYYNRYLKFPENTGGEIATILFHLHQDSRHYLTREVAGHYLRNRKPWIFHIAKVDPENYTADSPAGKELIRLIQSQSVFVSHINQLKSEYRFNTLIHGDIKWVNFLVKWDEGGESMKLIDWEMADYGDPLWDIGGFFQSYISKWAFKNTQKDSPESLAELKSMQGIIDDFWHTYSTFQGYSPTEKSANYYLAFRFGAMRMIQTCLEATKGRDKIDVELVRILQLCFNVMDKPVETVNLLMS; this is encoded by the coding sequence ATGATCATATTAAATACATCAAACGTACACCTCTACCTCATAAAAAATGAACTGATAGCCCCGGAAGATGTGGTGGCAGGTAACTATAGCTGTTCGTTTATACCCAGCAGGAACCGTAACTACCGGATCAGTTGCACAGATCAGTCGCTGATCGTAAAACAAATACGGCAGCAGGATGTGGAAAAGGTGGAGTCTATACAGGTAGAATCACATGTATATAAGTGGTTTGGGCAGGTAGACGCACTGAAGCATATAGGTCACTTTGTACCTGGTTTCAAGCATTATGATCAGACAAGCCGCGTATTAGTATTGGAGTACCTGGATGGTTATAAGGACCTGGACACATATTATAATCGCTACCTGAAGTTTCCTGAAAATACAGGCGGGGAAATAGCCACTATACTATTTCATCTGCACCAGGACAGCCGCCACTATTTAACTAGGGAAGTAGCTGGTCATTATCTCAGAAACAGAAAGCCGTGGATTTTTCATATTGCTAAAGTAGATCCGGAAAACTATACAGCCGACAGCCCCGCAGGCAAGGAGCTTATCAGGCTTATCCAGTCGCAAAGCGTTTTTGTATCGCATATCAATCAACTGAAAAGCGAGTACAGGTTTAACACGCTCATCCACGGTGATATTAAGTGGGTGAATTTTCTGGTAAAGTGGGATGAGGGAGGTGAATCTATGAAGCTTATAGACTGGGAGATGGCCGACTATGGCGATCCCCTTTGGGATATTGGCGGCTTCTTTCAGAGTTATATATCCAAGTGGGCGTTTAAAAATACACAGAAGGACTCGCCGGAAAGCCTGGCGGAACTTAAGTCCATGCAGGGGATCATAGATGATTTCTGGCACACCTATTCAACTTTTCAAGGATATTCTCCTACAGAAAAATCTGCGAATTATTACCTGGCGTTCCGATTTGGTGCCATGCGGATGATACAGACCTGCCTGGAGGCTACCAAGGGCAGAGATAAAATAGATGTGGAGCTGGTACGTATCCTGCAGCTATGCTTTAATGTAATGGATAAGCCGGTAGAAACGGTGAACCTTCTGATGTCATGA
- a CDS encoding T3SS effector HopA1 family protein — translation MSEYIKEHIQKIAQSLRLENDVLLIPYGKDGKYLPPYSPEDDEKKALQQLANALYFAYYCKNTHLGHTDSYGHMQADLLEELRAANTGKPGVSHNWFVTQSLGENNGVFAERRNQSNFFYSHEIAGTSGNQKPSYAFNECINVYNQTEYFDDKSIFYHVFSETPYLKYPVGAVRFYFNIVPEGMPRLVHALSSVFNSHAVPFHFKCIRQRHDFGRCDTAVLYVASQHAQVVSYIIESLRPGLDPFVRDLSPMFTHRLSRGISFAENPDTNESFGMTRMHILAQALYEQVTAKAGFSGLYDCFLDHLNSGGYSPSHIYRNPRSGFHYSFL, via the coding sequence ATGAGTGAGTATATAAAGGAACATATTCAAAAAATAGCGCAATCGCTGCGGCTGGAAAATGATGTATTGCTCATACCCTATGGAAAGGACGGAAAATACCTGCCGCCCTACTCACCGGAAGATGATGAGAAAAAGGCCTTACAGCAATTAGCCAATGCCTTATACTTCGCCTATTATTGCAAAAATACGCACCTGGGTCATACTGATTCATACGGGCACATGCAGGCGGATCTCCTGGAAGAGCTCAGGGCTGCTAATACCGGGAAGCCGGGTGTAAGCCATAACTGGTTTGTGACGCAATCCCTTGGTGAAAACAACGGTGTTTTTGCCGAACGGCGTAATCAGAGTAACTTTTTTTACTCTCACGAAATAGCAGGTACCTCTGGCAATCAAAAGCCATCATATGCTTTTAATGAGTGTATTAATGTATATAATCAGACAGAGTATTTTGATGATAAAAGTATATTCTATCATGTATTCAGCGAAACGCCCTATCTGAAATACCCGGTGGGTGCCGTAAGGTTTTATTTTAATATAGTCCCTGAAGGGATGCCCCGGCTGGTCCATGCGCTTTCTTCCGTTTTCAACAGTCATGCCGTACCCTTTCACTTTAAGTGTATCCGGCAGCGCCATGACTTTGGTCGCTGTGATACGGCCGTGCTCTATGTGGCGTCACAGCATGCTCAGGTGGTTAGTTATATAATAGAGAGTCTGCGGCCGGGGCTGGATCCATTTGTACGCGATCTGTCACCAATGTTTACCCACCGGCTATCCAGAGGTATTTCATTTGCTGAAAACCCCGATACGAATGAAAGCTTTGGTATGACCAGAATGCATATACTGGCCCAGGCATTATATGAACAGGTGACAGCGAAGGCCGGCTTCTCCGGGCTATACGATTGCTTCCTCGATCATCTGAACAGTGGTGGTTACAGCCCATCTCACATTTATCGAAATCCCCGGTCCGGATTTCATTATTCTTTCCTATAG
- a CDS encoding lanthionine synthetase LanC family protein translates to MQHNNILTDTARQIGDELCLSALWHKDACTWVTRQAEGASEQFISLKGDWYTGTSGISVFLAALYKQTGNAIYRHTARGALVQATGSADDFDRQGRYGLHTGVYGVPFAYLHCGRLLDDEALVARGLELADRYADNAEKTTETDIIGGLAGILKVLLLAYQISGEERFLVHSRQLGGKLLARATRHEQDNLLSWRTVEKQVQDLTGLAHGVSGIGAIFSELYAHDDNPEWKEAAEKAIAYENRSYSKEQNNWIDYRYLEKKEEWKPGSMMAWCHGAPGIGLTRVHLARNLQTDKYSNDLNTAVSSTKQHLQYTLQSKNGNFSLCHGMLGNAELLVYAAEVLEDDGLLQDARSIATGIVHIVRQNDLPWLSGFNNGKETAGFMLGNAGIGYQLLRTADPATFPGLLI, encoded by the coding sequence ATGCAACATAATAATATATTAACTGATACCGCCCGGCAGATAGGGGACGAGCTTTGCCTCTCGGCCCTTTGGCATAAGGATGCCTGCACATGGGTGACCAGGCAGGCCGAAGGTGCCTCAGAGCAGTTTATATCACTAAAAGGTGACTGGTATACGGGTACCAGTGGCATCTCCGTATTTCTGGCTGCATTATATAAACAGACCGGAAATGCTATCTACCGGCACACCGCCAGAGGAGCACTTGTGCAGGCAACAGGTTCGGCTGATGACTTTGACCGGCAGGGAAGGTATGGCCTGCATACGGGCGTGTATGGAGTGCCCTTTGCTTACCTGCATTGTGGCAGGCTGCTGGATGATGAGGCATTGGTAGCGCGGGGCCTGGAGCTGGCTGACCGGTATGCTGACAATGCAGAGAAAACCACGGAAACGGACATAATTGGCGGTCTGGCCGGCATACTGAAGGTGCTGCTGCTGGCGTACCAGATATCCGGCGAAGAGCGTTTCCTTGTTCATAGCAGGCAACTAGGCGGTAAACTCCTTGCCCGGGCTACACGTCATGAGCAGGACAACCTGCTATCCTGGCGCACGGTGGAAAAGCAGGTACAGGACCTCACAGGGCTGGCCCACGGGGTAAGCGGTATTGGCGCTATCTTTAGCGAACTGTATGCACATGACGATAATCCGGAGTGGAAAGAGGCGGCAGAAAAGGCTATTGCGTATGAAAACAGATCCTATAGCAAGGAGCAAAATAACTGGATAGACTACCGGTATCTGGAAAAGAAAGAGGAATGGAAGCCTGGCAGTATGATGGCCTGGTGCCATGGGGCCCCCGGTATTGGCCTCACACGGGTACATCTGGCGCGTAATCTTCAGACGGATAAATACTCCAATGACCTAAATACGGCAGTATCATCCACTAAACAGCATTTACAATACACGTTACAAAGTAAAAACGGCAACTTCAGCTTATGCCACGGCATGTTAGGTAATGCAGAACTCCTGGTGTATGCTGCAGAGGTACTGGAGGATGATGGCCTGCTGCAGGATGCCCGGTCAATAGCTACCGGCATTGTGCATATTGTTAGACAAAATGATCTCCCCTGGCTTTCCGGATTTAATAATGGCAAAGAGACCGCAGGCTTTATGCTGGGTAATGCGGGCATCGGGTATCAGTTATTACGGACAGCAGATCCGGCAACTTTCCCGGGCTTATTGATCTAG
- a CDS encoding family 43 glycosylhydrolase — MKVNTPFAKARTTLHLAATALSCLIITLATHRATAQQATYCNPVDLDYTYMVVNSHKNISYRSGADPAVVGFRGAYYMFVTRSMGYWHSKDMTEWEFVDPEKWYFQGSNAPAAFNYKDSVLYVTGDPSGIMSLLYTDNPKKGDWKAVPAILWNLQDPAFFIDDDGRSFIFWGSSNVHPIRGYELDTRQRFIPKGETVEFFTLEEDKHGWERFGENHNHPTLDGYMEGAWLTKHKGTYYMQYAAPGTEWDTYADGVYTSDDPLGPYTYAPNNPISYKPGGFINGAGHGSTAEGPGGQYWHFGTMAISVNYKFERRVGQFPAFFDADGLMHVNTAYGDYPHYAPSDPDRQGAFTGWMLLSYNKPVTASSTRGDFAPPHVNDEDVQSVWVPEADDEAPWVEIDLGEKSTIRAVQVNYNDYESDIYGRQDSLYHQYVIEASLDGQTWRALVDKSDNYEDVPNDYTELSQPAEARMIRFRSLHVPTQNLAVSGLRIFGKGAGKTPAMVKGFGADRDRDRRNVTLSWNKVKGAQGYNVRWGIAEDKLYNAYLVYDKNDLELRSLNTDQEYYFTVEAFNENGVGKASKMIHTD; from the coding sequence ATGAAAGTGAATACCCCCTTTGCTAAGGCCCGTACCACCCTACACCTGGCAGCCACCGCTTTAAGCTGCCTTATCATCACCCTGGCTACCCACCGCGCTACGGCTCAGCAAGCCACTTATTGCAATCCCGTAGACCTGGACTATACCTACATGGTAGTCAACTCGCATAAAAATATCTCTTACCGCTCGGGGGCCGATCCGGCTGTAGTGGGCTTTCGCGGCGCGTACTACATGTTCGTGACGCGGTCCATGGGCTACTGGCACTCTAAGGACATGACAGAGTGGGAGTTTGTAGACCCCGAAAAGTGGTACTTTCAGGGGTCTAACGCTCCCGCCGCTTTTAACTATAAGGATTCGGTACTCTACGTAACCGGTGACCCCTCCGGCATCATGAGCCTGCTCTATACAGACAACCCTAAAAAAGGAGACTGGAAGGCCGTGCCCGCCATACTCTGGAACCTGCAGGATCCGGCCTTTTTCATAGATGATGACGGGCGCTCCTTTATCTTCTGGGGCTCGTCTAACGTGCACCCTATCCGCGGCTATGAGCTGGACACCAGGCAACGCTTTATCCCCAAGGGAGAAACCGTCGAGTTCTTTACGCTGGAAGAGGATAAGCACGGCTGGGAGCGCTTCGGGGAAAACCACAACCACCCTACCCTCGACGGCTATATGGAAGGCGCCTGGCTCACCAAACACAAAGGTACCTACTACATGCAGTATGCCGCCCCCGGCACGGAGTGGGACACATACGCCGATGGCGTCTATACCTCAGATGATCCGCTGGGCCCCTACACCTACGCACCTAATAATCCCATAAGCTACAAGCCGGGCGGATTCATCAATGGTGCAGGCCACGGCAGCACCGCAGAGGGGCCGGGCGGACAGTACTGGCACTTCGGCACCATGGCCATCTCCGTAAACTACAAGTTCGAAAGGCGCGTGGGGCAGTTTCCCGCCTTCTTTGATGCAGACGGCCTTATGCACGTAAATACAGCCTATGGAGACTACCCGCACTATGCACCGTCTGACCCTGACCGGCAGGGGGCCTTTACGGGCTGGATGCTGCTCTCTTACAATAAGCCCGTAACAGCTTCCTCCACACGGGGCGACTTTGCCCCACCGCACGTGAATGATGAGGACGTACAGTCCGTATGGGTACCGGAAGCGGACGACGAAGCTCCATGGGTGGAGATAGACCTGGGCGAAAAAAGCACCATACGCGCCGTGCAGGTAAACTATAACGACTACGAGTCGGACATCTACGGCCGGCAGGACAGCCTCTACCATCAGTATGTGATAGAGGCCTCCCTGGATGGACAAACCTGGCGCGCCCTGGTGGATAAAAGCGATAACTACGAGGACGTGCCCAATGACTATACGGAACTGTCACAGCCGGCAGAGGCGCGCATGATACGCTTTCGCAGCCTGCACGTGCCTACCCAAAACCTCGCCGTATCGGGCTTGCGCATCTTTGGCAAAGGCGCAGGCAAGACCCCCGCCATGGTGAAGGGCTTCGGGGCAGACCGTGACAGGGACCGGCGCAATGTCACCCTAAGCTGGAACAAGGTAAAAGGGGCACAAGGCTATAATGTACGCTGGGGCATCGCCGAAGATAAGCTGTATAATGCCTACCTGGTATATGATAAAAACGACCTGGAGCTACGCAGCCTCAATACCGACCAGGAGTATTACTTCACAGTAGAGGCATTTAATGAAAATGGTGTGGGCAAGGCTTCTAAGATGATACATACGGACTAA
- a CDS encoding pinensin family lanthipeptide — MKKTKMNLESLNIESFVTESNIRGGAKDAEVPTVLTKGYWSHCCTEDFTVA, encoded by the coding sequence ATGAAAAAGACTAAAATGAACCTCGAGTCTCTTAACATTGAGAGCTTTGTAACAGAATCTAATATCAGGGGTGGTGCAAAAGATGCAGAAGTACCTACAGTACTTACTAAAGGGTACTGGTCACACTGCTGTACAGAAGATTTCACCGTCGCCTAA
- a CDS encoding UPF0158 family protein — protein MELTREQACDIGENLEMGMECYVHKTTKAIEMLPDERNIYYEPEEWQEIIDKVKKEEENYTKFSPMNSNDAFKVMEDFACSLPEGRVRYDLLDILSDRKPFANFNSYVQSGPLRNKWFAFKRGAYIDYVLAEAKRL, from the coding sequence ATGGAACTGACAAGAGAGCAAGCCTGTGACATAGGAGAAAACCTGGAAATGGGTATGGAATGCTATGTCCACAAAACCACTAAAGCCATAGAGATGCTACCGGATGAAAGAAACATATACTATGAGCCGGAAGAGTGGCAGGAGATAATAGACAAGGTGAAAAAGGAGGAGGAGAACTACACAAAGTTTAGCCCTATGAATTCAAATGACGCGTTTAAAGTCATGGAAGACTTTGCCTGTTCACTGCCTGAGGGCCGGGTCAGGTATGACCTTCTCGACATACTGTCAGATCGTAAACCCTTTGCTAATTTTAACAGCTACGTTCAGAGCGGACCGCTTCGCAATAAATGGTTTGCTTTTAAAAGGGGAGCATACATTGATTATGTGCTGGCAGAGGCAAAACGCCTTTAG
- a CDS encoding FlgD immunoglobulin-like domain containing protein, translating to MRKTLLLLIGLICAVFTVHAQKKADAHVSRYMSPGDPNLNPNWNWTVNGSGHTMYYSTSGQTPTALTNVQLPFYTQGHTLNTYEKDMYPEDGWVLAYRDFGTPTSAPAIPFFVLYNKYRGIFRVMCYNAPNISANYFRMELSFWDPSKSGALFTFNDETKAFKNNYNASVIESAMGTVPVYRGWAYADFTMFGFDPGLHPDARLRMKFYQVDESQINLASTSFTLNEVVNEATPTASRITGGDIVDAVNKGHKYYKSVNKAKKALQDKIDKTSGTPWWKGPATDLITGAVGTIAPYIGGLMGLVTSFIGGKNEQKVREPMKFEGAIELQGTINSVTPSFDIDFALSPGTQMADAYRPLRTIKWGVFNLNNIPVVDEHTIYEEFYHSYWGECETEESTTHDLDKSTFNYSFNTQSGMTLTSVKVAYTYRRKAPTSYYNIATQDVSAFSYYYNGFSSPGPNGIAVELTLSINSPTRYSDDELVVYKVYPYSSNSTYQVIGDCNPYGYRLGTEQPVLAPGEFMVSPNPIKDKGAQLTFRIEKEGHYTLNILDVQGREIATLVDDNRKGGIHTVRWNGNDARGKMLRPGLYHYLLNGPDGSFSGKIVKD from the coding sequence ATGAGAAAGACTTTACTATTATTAATTGGGCTGATCTGCGCAGTTTTCACTGTACATGCCCAAAAAAAGGCAGATGCGCATGTATCCAGGTACATGTCACCGGGAGACCCCAACCTGAACCCTAACTGGAACTGGACAGTAAACGGATCAGGCCATACCATGTACTACTCCACCAGCGGACAAACGCCCACTGCGCTGACTAATGTACAACTCCCTTTTTATACACAGGGTCATACCCTGAACACCTATGAGAAAGACATGTACCCCGAAGACGGCTGGGTACTGGCTTACCGTGACTTCGGCACCCCTACCAGTGCACCCGCTATACCCTTCTTTGTGCTATATAATAAGTACCGTGGTATCTTCCGGGTAATGTGTTATAATGCACCCAACATCAGCGCGAACTATTTTCGTATGGAATTGTCTTTCTGGGACCCTTCCAAATCCGGCGCCTTATTTACCTTTAATGATGAAACCAAGGCGTTTAAAAATAATTATAATGCCTCTGTTATAGAATCCGCAATGGGCACCGTACCGGTATATCGCGGCTGGGCTTATGCCGACTTTACCATGTTCGGTTTTGATCCGGGGCTACACCCCGATGCACGCCTCCGTATGAAATTTTACCAGGTGGATGAGTCGCAGATAAACCTTGCTTCTACTTCTTTCACATTAAATGAAGTAGTCAATGAAGCCACTCCTACAGCCAGCAGGATCACAGGGGGCGATATCGTAGATGCCGTTAATAAAGGGCATAAGTATTATAAGTCTGTGAATAAGGCGAAGAAAGCCCTCCAGGATAAGATTGACAAGACATCCGGCACACCCTGGTGGAAAGGTCCCGCCACAGATCTGATCACAGGTGCAGTAGGTACCATCGCCCCTTATATCGGAGGACTGATGGGGCTCGTAACATCGTTTATCGGCGGCAAGAATGAACAGAAAGTACGGGAGCCTATGAAGTTTGAAGGGGCTATAGAACTACAGGGTACCATCAATAGCGTCACGCCCAGCTTCGATATTGATTTTGCACTAAGTCCAGGCACTCAGATGGCAGATGCCTACAGACCACTGAGAACCATCAAATGGGGCGTGTTTAACCTCAATAACATTCCTGTAGTGGATGAGCACACCATATATGAAGAATTCTACCACAGCTACTGGGGAGAATGCGAAACAGAAGAATCTACCACCCATGATCTGGACAAAAGTACATTCAACTACTCATTTAATACCCAGTCAGGCATGACACTAACCAGTGTAAAAGTAGCCTACACATATAGACGTAAAGCGCCCACTTCCTATTATAACATAGCCACTCAGGATGTGTCAGCTTTCTCATATTATTACAACGGATTTAGCTCACCCGGGCCTAACGGCATAGCAGTTGAGCTTACCCTTTCCATTAATTCACCCACCCGCTATAGTGATGATGAACTGGTGGTGTACAAGGTATACCCCTACTCATCCAACAGCACCTACCAGGTGATCGGCGATTGTAACCCCTATGGATACAGGCTAGGCACTGAACAGCCCGTGCTGGCCCCCGGTGAGTTTATGGTGAGCCCTAACCCTATCAAAGACAAGGGCGCCCAACTTACTTTCAGGATAGAAAAGGAAGGGCACTACACGCTCAATATCCTGGATGTACAGGGAAGAGAGATTGCTACGCTCGTGGATGACAACAGGAAAGGGGGGATACATACGGTAAGGTGGAACGGAAATGATGCCAGAGGGAAAATGCTGAGACCCGGCCTGTATCATTACCTGCTAAACGGACCGGACGGCTCCTTTTCAGGAAAAATCGTAAAGGACTAA